From the Excalfactoria chinensis isolate bCotChi1 chromosome 1, bCotChi1.hap2, whole genome shotgun sequence genome, one window contains:
- the LOC140260230 gene encoding ecto-ADP-ribosyltransferase 5-like isoform X1 gives MLRAWLCLGALLAAPHDGTPQLLMDMSRDAFDDQYEGCAEAMEAAGPALLERERARGESRLFRRVWGRAGERWQWVKGALSPRLPPGFKDEHGQAVIAYTDNDLHRVFNAAVRAAGRSWAAYNASFPFKALHFYLTRALQLLRVPCEAAYGTAVYRGMAHARYQLRGASPFRFGSFASCSFSKERAESFGQDSFLSIRSCFGVPIHAFSLYTEEEEVLIPGHEIFWVFPDSGTHRFVLRSTNRTCSHFNCAFLGREKSPECRSSAGRSSAGTITSDCRAHCSANCWVRI, from the exons ATGCTCCGGGCCTGGCTGTgcctcggggctctgctggctgccccccat GACGGGACCCCGCAGCTGCTGATGGACATGAGCCGCGACGCCTTCGACGATCAGTACGAGGGATGCGCCGAGGCGAtggaggcggcggggccggcgctGCTGGAGCGGGAGCGGGCGCGGGGCGAGTCCCGTCTGTTCCGCAGGGTgtggggccgggccggggaGCGCTGGCAGTGGGTGAAGGGGGCTCTGTCCCCCCGCCTGCCCCCCGGCTTCAAGGACGAGCACGGCCAAGCGGTGATCGCCTACACCGACAACGACCTGCACCGCGTCTTCAACGCCGCCGTGCGGGCGGCCGGCCGCTCGTGGGCAGCCTACAACGCCAGCTTCCCCTTCAAGGCGCTGCATTTCTACCTGAccagagccctgcagctgctgcggGTTCCCTGCGAGGCCGCCTACGGCACCGCCGTGTACCGGGGCATGGCTCACGCCCGGTACCAGCTGCGCGGTGCCAGCCCGTTCAGGTTCGGCTCCTTCGCCTCCTGCTCCTTTAGCAAGGAGCGCGCCGAGAGCTTCGGGCAGGACTCGTTCCTCAGCATCCGCAGCTGCTTCGGGGTCCCCATCCACGCCTTCTCCCTCTAcacggaggaggaggaggtgctgATTCCCGGCCACGAGATCTTCTGGGTCTTCCCGGACAGCGGGACTCACCGCTTCGTGCTGCGGAGCACCAACAGGACCTGCAGCCACTTCAACTGCGCCTTCCTGGGCC GTGAGAAGAGCCCCGAGTGCAGGAGCAGCGCAGGTAGGAGCTCCGCAGGGACCATCACAAGCGattgcagagctcattgcaGCGCTAATTGCTGGGTTCGGATTTAG
- the LOC140260230 gene encoding ecto-ADP-ribosyltransferase 5-like isoform X3 — protein sequence MLRAWLCLGALLAAPHDGTPQLLMDMSRDAFDDQYEGCAEAMEAAGPALLERERARGESRLFRRVWGRAGERWQWVKGALSPRLPPGFKDEHGQAVIAYTDNDLHRVFNAAVRAAGRSWAAYNASFPFKALHFYLTRALQLLRVPCEAAYGTAVYRGMAHARYQLRGASPFRFGSFASCSFSKERAESFGQDSFLSIRSCFGVPIHAFSLYTEEEEVLIPGHEIFWVFPDSGTHRFVLRSTNRTCSHFNCAFLGREKSPECRSSAATPRHGDEL from the exons ATGCTCCGGGCCTGGCTGTgcctcggggctctgctggctgccccccat GACGGGACCCCGCAGCTGCTGATGGACATGAGCCGCGACGCCTTCGACGATCAGTACGAGGGATGCGCCGAGGCGAtggaggcggcggggccggcgctGCTGGAGCGGGAGCGGGCGCGGGGCGAGTCCCGTCTGTTCCGCAGGGTgtggggccgggccggggaGCGCTGGCAGTGGGTGAAGGGGGCTCTGTCCCCCCGCCTGCCCCCCGGCTTCAAGGACGAGCACGGCCAAGCGGTGATCGCCTACACCGACAACGACCTGCACCGCGTCTTCAACGCCGCCGTGCGGGCGGCCGGCCGCTCGTGGGCAGCCTACAACGCCAGCTTCCCCTTCAAGGCGCTGCATTTCTACCTGAccagagccctgcagctgctgcggGTTCCCTGCGAGGCCGCCTACGGCACCGCCGTGTACCGGGGCATGGCTCACGCCCGGTACCAGCTGCGCGGTGCCAGCCCGTTCAGGTTCGGCTCCTTCGCCTCCTGCTCCTTTAGCAAGGAGCGCGCCGAGAGCTTCGGGCAGGACTCGTTCCTCAGCATCCGCAGCTGCTTCGGGGTCCCCATCCACGCCTTCTCCCTCTAcacggaggaggaggaggtgctgATTCCCGGCCACGAGATCTTCTGGGTCTTCCCGGACAGCGGGACTCACCGCTTCGTGCTGCGGAGCACCAACAGGACCTGCAGCCACTTCAACTGCGCCTTCCTGGGCC GTGAGAAGAGCCCCGAGTGCAGGAGCAGCGCAG CCACCCCCAGGCACGGAGATGAGCTGTGA
- the LOC140260230 gene encoding ecto-ADP-ribosyltransferase 5-like isoform X2, with protein sequence MAQDGTPQLLMDMSRDAFDDQYEGCAEAMEAAGPALLERERARGESRLFRRVWGRAGERWQWVKGALSPRLPPGFKDEHGQAVIAYTDNDLHRVFNAAVRAAGRSWAAYNASFPFKALHFYLTRALQLLRVPCEAAYGTAVYRGMAHARYQLRGASPFRFGSFASCSFSKERAESFGQDSFLSIRSCFGVPIHAFSLYTEEEEVLIPGHEIFWVFPDSGTHRFVLRSTNRTCSHFNCAFLGREKSPECRSSAGRSSAGTITSDCRAHCSANCWVRI encoded by the exons ATGGCGCAGGACGGGACCCCGCAGCTGCTGATGGACATGAGCCGCGACGCCTTCGACGATCAGTACGAGGGATGCGCCGAGGCGAtggaggcggcggggccggcgctGCTGGAGCGGGAGCGGGCGCGGGGCGAGTCCCGTCTGTTCCGCAGGGTgtggggccgggccggggaGCGCTGGCAGTGGGTGAAGGGGGCTCTGTCCCCCCGCCTGCCCCCCGGCTTCAAGGACGAGCACGGCCAAGCGGTGATCGCCTACACCGACAACGACCTGCACCGCGTCTTCAACGCCGCCGTGCGGGCGGCCGGCCGCTCGTGGGCAGCCTACAACGCCAGCTTCCCCTTCAAGGCGCTGCATTTCTACCTGAccagagccctgcagctgctgcggGTTCCCTGCGAGGCCGCCTACGGCACCGCCGTGTACCGGGGCATGGCTCACGCCCGGTACCAGCTGCGCGGTGCCAGCCCGTTCAGGTTCGGCTCCTTCGCCTCCTGCTCCTTTAGCAAGGAGCGCGCCGAGAGCTTCGGGCAGGACTCGTTCCTCAGCATCCGCAGCTGCTTCGGGGTCCCCATCCACGCCTTCTCCCTCTAcacggaggaggaggaggtgctgATTCCCGGCCACGAGATCTTCTGGGTCTTCCCGGACAGCGGGACTCACCGCTTCGTGCTGCGGAGCACCAACAGGACCTGCAGCCACTTCAACTGCGCCTTCCTGGGCC GTGAGAAGAGCCCCGAGTGCAGGAGCAGCGCAGGTAGGAGCTCCGCAGGGACCATCACAAGCGattgcagagctcattgcaGCGCTAATTGCTGGGTTCGGATTTAG
- the LOC140263993 gene encoding NAD(P)(+)--arginine ADP-ribosyltransferase 2-like, with the protein MELLALCWVLLAGTLLSMSATSSAMCQGVLGHITVRMDMAPQSFDDQYKGCENKMKAVLPKVSRMEIAKNKLFAATWMKASAKWQQLCSHPSTCPHLSREQAIAVLAYSAAGGMSNQFSAATRQGRRSRQHYLQLYHFKVLHFFLTQAVQALRRSGPKKCYHVYRGVRGIHFTAKIGTEVRFGQFTSTSLQKAPTKKFGQDTFFEVKTCYGVPIKKLSFFPYEDEVLVPPYEVFQVTKFTRINGRSQIQLRSKGAKSFHNCELVKSLGGQWGQSHQEVGLGLSPGLALHSLPGPRPV; encoded by the coding sequence ATGGAGCTCCTCgccctgtgctgggtgctgctggccgGCACCTTGCTCAGCATGTCGGCCACCAGCAGCGCCATGTGCCAAGGAGTCCTTGGCCACATCACAGTTCGGATGGACATGGCCCCACAGTCCTTTGATGACCAATACAAGGGCTGTGAGAACAAGATGAAGGCTGTGCTACCCAAGGTGAGCCGTATGGAGATTGCCAAGAACAAGCTCTTTGCTGCCACCTGGATGAAAGCATCTGCaaaatggcagcagctctgcagccatccctCTACCTGCCCGCATCTGTCCCGGGAGCAGGCCATCGCCGTGCTGGCGTACAGTGCTGCGGGTGGGATGAGTAATCAGTTCAGTGCAGCCACCCGTCAGGGCAGGCGCTCCCGCCAGCACTACCTCCAGTTGTACCACTTCAAGGTGCTGCACTTCTTCCTGACCCAGGCGGTGCAAGCCCTGCGGAGATCTGGTCCCAAGAAATGTTACCACGTCTATCGCGGTGTTCGGGGCATCCATTTCACTGCTAAAATAGGCACGGAGGTGCGCTTTGGCCAGTTCACCTCCACCTCCCTACAGAAGGCTCCCACAAAGAAGTTTGGCCAGGACACCTTCTTTGAGGTGAAGACCTGCTATGGCGTCCCCATCAAGAAATTGTCCTTCTTCCCCTATGAGGATGAAGTACTCGTCCCACCCTATGAAGTCTTTCAGGTCACCAAGTTCACCAGAATCAATGGCAGATCCCAAATCCAACTGCGCTCTAAGGGGGCAAAGAGCTTCCACAACTGTGAGCTTGTGAAGTCTCTGGGTGGGCAGTGGGGTCAGAGCCACCAGGAGGTGGGGTTGGGGCTCAGCCCTGGGCTGGCTCTGCACTCCCTGCCCGGCCCCAGACCTGTCTAG
- the LOC140263886 gene encoding NAD(P)(+)--arginine ADP-ribosyltransferase 1-like translates to MELLALRWVLLAGTLLSMSATSSALRQGDLGTRTMDMAIESFDDQYKGCEDEMEAVLPKVNRTEFRKNKLFAATWKNASAEWQQLCSHPSACPQLTREQGIAVLAYTAAGRMSKQFNEDTRQGWISRQHYLQSYNFKVLHFLLTQAVHALRESDPEECYPVYRGVRGIHFTAKIGTAVRFGHFTSTSQKKDIATKKFGQDTFFEVTTCHGVSIRDFSFFPREDEVLIPPYEVFEVTSFTRINGRPQIQLRSKGTKSRRNCELVKSLGGQWDQSHQEVGLGLSPGLALHSLPGPRPVSNGWGHREDGPIPAAL, encoded by the coding sequence ATGGAGCTCCTCGCCCTGcgctgggtgctgctggccgGCACCTTGCTCAGCATGTCGGCAACCAGCAGCGCCCTGCGCCAAGGAGACCTCGGCACCAGGACGATGGACATGGCCATTGAATCCTTTGATGACCAATACAAGGGCTGTGAGGACGAGATGGAGGCTGTGCTACCCAAGGTGAACCGTACGGAGTTTCGCAAGAACAAGCTCTTTGCTGCCACCTGGAAGAATGCATCTGCAgaatggcagcagctctgcagccatccctCTGCCTGCCCGCAGCTGACCCGGGAGCAGGGCATCGCCGTGCTGGCATACACTGCTGCGGGTAGGATGAGTAAGCAGTTCAATGAAGACACCCGTCAGGGCTGGATCTCCCGCCAGCACTACCTCCAGTCGTACAACTTCAAGGTGCTGCACTTCCTCCTGACCCAGGCAGTGCATGCCCTGCGGGAATCTGATCCAGAGGAATGTTACCCCGTCTATCGCGGTGTTCGGGGCATCCATTTCACAGCCAAAATAGGCACAGCCGTTCGCTTTGGCCATTTCACCTCCACCTCCCAAAAGAAGGACATCGCCACAAAGAAGTTTGGCCAGGACACCTTCTTTGAGGTGACGACCTGCCATGGTGTCTCCATCAGAGACTTCTCCTTCTTCCCCAGGGAGGATGAAGTCCTCATCCCACCCTATGAAGTCTTTGAGGTCACCAGCTTCACCAGAATCAATGGCAGACCCCAAATCCAACTCCGCTCTAAGGGGACAAAGAGCAGGCGCAACTGTGAGCTTGTGAAGTCTCTGGGTGGGCAGTGGGATCAGAGCCACCAGGAGGTGGGGTTGGGGCTCAGCCCTGGGCTGGCTCTGCACTCCCTGCCCGGCCCCAGACCTGTCTCGAATGGATGGGGGCACAGAGAGGAtggccccatcccagcagccctGTAA